The Parcubacteria group bacterium genome window below encodes:
- a CDS encoding MerR family transcriptional regulator, whose protein sequence is MNNLRVKDIEKIVDRDRNTILRWEREGKIPHPQKDSRGWRVYTSEDVKTIVSFVSSRSWSNSL, encoded by the coding sequence ATGAATAATCTCAGAGTCAAGGACATTGAGAAAATTGTAGATCGCGATCGCAACACGATTCTTCGCTGGGAAAGGGAAGGAAAAATTCCTCATCCCCAGAAGGATTCACGCGGATGGCGCGTTTACACAAGCGAAGATGTGAAGACCATCGTTAGTTTTGTGTCTTCAAGAAGCTGGAGCAACAGTCTCTGA